In one window of Geotrypetes seraphini chromosome 3, aGeoSer1.1, whole genome shotgun sequence DNA:
- the OLIG3 gene encoding oligodendrocyte transcription factor 3, protein MNSDSSSDSSRASSPDLDALYLREHHHHHHHSVSSTQSDLLQKGPGEGLSRSGSKGGGESSKYKIKKQLNEQDLQQLRLKINGRERKRMHDLNLAMDGLREVMPYAHGPSVRKLSKIATLLLARNYILMLTSSLEEMKRLVGEIYGGHHSAFHCGTVGHGAGHPAGTVHQVHPILGTALSSSNPPTSLSSALPGIGTIRPHHSLLKTPSTPPIQLGGGFQHWAGLPCPCTICQMPPPPHLSALNTASMSRLSAESKDLLK, encoded by the coding sequence ATGAATTCCGACTCCAGCTCTGACTCTAGCAGGGCTTCCTCGCCGGACCTGGACGCGCTGTACCTCCGGgagcaccaccaccaccaccaccactcggTCTCCTCCACCCAAAGCGACCTGCTGCAGAAGGGGCCGGGCGAGGGCCTCTCCCGGAGCGGCTCCAAGGGCGGAGGGGAGAGCAGCAAGTACAAGATCAAGAAGCAGCTGAACGAGCAGGACCTGCAGCAGCTGAGGCTGAAGATCAACGGGCGGGAGCGCAAGCGCATGCACGACCTGAACCTGGCCATGGACGGCCTGCGGGAGGTCATGCCCTACGCCCACGGGCCGTCGGTGAGGAAACTCTCCAAAATCGCCACCCTCTTGCTGGCCAGAAACTACATTCTGATGCTCACCAGCTCCCTCGAGGAGATGAAGCGACTGGTCGGCGAGATCTACGGAGGCCACCATTCGGCTTTCCACTGCGGGACGGTGGGACACGGCGCGGGCCACCCTGCCGGCACCGTTCACCAAGTGCACCCCATCCTGGGCACCGCCTTGTCGTCCTCGAACCCACCGACCAGCCTGTCGTCGGCCCTGCCTGGGATTGGCACCATCAGACCTCACCACTCTTTGCTCAAGACTCCGTCCACCCCTCCGATCCAGCTCGGTGGAGGCTTCCAGCACTGGGCAGGTTTGCCCTGCCCTTGCACGATTTGTCAGATGCCTCCGCCGCCTCACCTTTCGGCCCTCAACACGGCCAGCATGAGCAGACTCTCGGCAGAATCCAAAGACTTGCTGAAATGA